The sequence below is a genomic window from Microbulbifer hydrolyticus.
GAGGCATGGGCGGAAGCGCCGACCGACGCCGGCAAGCATTTGCCGATCAGCTGCTCTTCCTGACTGACGTTTTCAAGCCGGCAATTGCGCGGTACGCCTGCTTGGGGTTCCCATCCCGGTCGAAGAGCAACGGGTAGTTGGTGCGCCCCCTAACCGGCCAATCATTCTTCCAGGACTCCCCGTCTGTGGTACCCCACAGGGAAACCCGGCGGATCTTGTCCTTGTGTTTCAGAAACAGACGGAACAGCGATTCATACCGCGCCGCCAGCTCGTCCACGACATTTTGCGGAAGCCCCTCGGCGAAGGGGTTGAGTTCGTCGGAATATTCAAAATTGGTAGAGATCTCGGCCCCCATGTAGTCGTAGGCCTGGGGCAGCACATCCACATCCAGTTCGGTAATGTGCACATCCAGGCCGGCGGCGGCGATGGTTTCGATACTCGCCTCCAGCCTGGCAATTTCCGGGTCGCTAAGGTGCACGTGTGCCTGCATGCCCACGCCGTGAATGGGCATGCCGCGGCTGCGGAATTTCGTAATCTGCGCCAACGCGAAATCCCGCTTCGCCGGTATCGTCATGTTGTAGTCGTTGTAGAGCAGCTCCGCATTCGGATCCACCTCCCGCGCCAGGTGGAAGGCGCGCGAGAAATAGTCCTCGCCCTGGGACTTGTACCAGTGGCTCTCGCGCCACTGGCCTTCGTCGGTCACCGCCTCATTGACCACATCCCAGGCGTGGATCTTGCCGCGGTAGCGCCCGGCCAGGGTGGCGATGTGGGTTTCCATGGTTTTATTCACATCCGCCGCCGGACGCAGCCGGCCGTGGCCGTCGACAAACACCGACTCCGGTATCTGCGAGTGCCACACCAGGGTGTGGCCGATGTTGTACATGCCGTTGCGGTGGCCATAGTCGACAAAGTGGTCCGCACGCTGCCAGTCCCAGGTTTCCGCGTCCGGGTGCACCTCCTCCCACTTCATCGCGTTTTCCGCCGTAATGGCACTGAACTCCCATGCCACCAGCGCCTCGATATCCGGGTTTTGCCCCAGCAGTGTGGTGTTGGACAGGGCGGTGCCCAGCTTGAAGTCACCGGAGAGGAGCCCGGCCAGCCCGGTGCCTTCGCTCCTGCCGGAAGCTGCCTGCGCCAGCAGGCGACCCGGCATTGCACTGCCGGTCACCAGCCCGACCGCCGCCGCGGACAGCATGGTGCGCATAAAGCGGCGCCGCTGGTGGTTCAGGTCGCCGCCCGGTTTACCGGTTGCTGAATTAGTCACTGAATCTCTCATCGCATTTCTTCCATCATTCGATTGTTTTGCTTATTTATTGATCGCTACGCGAAAGGATATCGCCGGGTGTAAAACGCTAGACAGCCCGGACCGCTGTGTTATAGTCAACAAGACTATTATGATAATCCGTTGAAAGCCACCACAAAATATCCGCCGGTTCAGCCTCGGCTGTGAGACGATCAACTGGATAGCAGAAACAATAACAACACCGGCTCGGGCAGCCATGCGCTTGACTCACAGACCGGTAGCGATCGAATTAGCGATCGATAAAAATAAAAAAACTGAGAGAAAACCATGCAATCGTCAGCGATCAGTATCCGCGAGAAAATCGGCTACGGCCTGGGTGATACCGCCAGCAACATTGTGTTTCAGGTGGTGATCAATTTCCTGCTGGTGTTTTACACCGATGTGTTCGGCATCTCAGCGGCGGCCGCAGGCACCCTGCTGCTGGTGGTACGCATCTTCGACGGCATTACCGACCCGGTAGTCGGCGGCATGGCGGACCGCACCCGTTCGCGCTGGGGACGCTACCGTCCCTACCTGCTCCTGATGGCCCTGCCCTATGCCGGGCTGGCGGTGCTGGCCTTCACCACCCCGGACCTGGGGGAAAACGGCAAGCTGGTTTACGCCTATATTACCTACACCCTGCTGATGACCGTGTACACCGCGATCAACATCCCCTACTCCGCACTCGGCGGGGTGATCACCGAAGACACCACTGAGCGCGCCTCCATCCAGTCCTACCGCTTTGCCATGGCCATGGTAGGCGGCGCACTGGTATCCGCGCTGACCCTGCCGCTGGTCAACCTGCTGGGACAGGGTGACAAAGCCTTCGGCTACCAGATGGCCATGGCGGTGATGGCCGCGGTTGCGGCCCTGTGTTTCTTTGTGTGCTTCTGGTCCACCCGCGAGCGGGTACAACCGGAGGCCGACGAGAGTGGCGCCGACAAGTTTAACGTGAAGAATTTCGCCGGGGATTTTTTCAACCTGTTCCGCAACAGCCAGTGGGCAATCCTTGCCGGGGCTACATTCTTCCTGCTGGTCCTGGTGGCCATGCGCGGCGCGGTTACGCCTTTCTATGTGACTTACTACTTCCAGTCCGAGAGTTTGGTCAGCATGTTCGTCACCCTGCCCATGCTGGCGGGCGTGGCGGGCGCCGTGAGTACCAACTTCCTGACCAAACGTTTCTGTAAGGTGCGACTGTTCAACTGGTCGATGATCGGCGTGATCGTTACTCACGCGGCGCTACTGCCTCTCGGGCGCAACCAGGTTTACGTGGCGCTGGCGCTGGCCATGGCCGCCAACTTCGTCCATATGATTGCCATCCCGCTGGTGTTTTCCATGGTGCCGGATGCGGTGGACTGGTTTGCCAGCAAGGGACATGCGAAAAAAATGGCCATGGCCTATTCCGGTCACCTGATGGCACTGAAACTCGGCCTCGCCGTTGGCGGTGCCTGCGCGGGCTGGCTGCTGGGTTATTTCGACTACGTACCCAACGCCGAGCAGAGCGAACGCACGCTCAACGGCATTGTCCTGATTTACGCGGCGGGCCCGGTGATCTGCACCCTGATCACCATGGCTATTTTCCGTCGCTACCTTCTGACCAACGCGGTCATGGCAGCCGGCGAGTCCGATGTGCAGGCAGCGGATGACAACGACAACCCACCCAAAACTGCCTCTGCGGTTTCCAACTGAACCTGATTGTAGAAGTAAGGACGTGATGAACAATCCAATTCTGAAAGGCTTCAACCCCGACCCATCCATTATTCGGGTGGGCGAGGACTACTACATCGCCACCTCCACCTTCGAGTGGTACCCCGGCGTTCAGATTCATCACTCGAAGGATCTGGTGAACTGGCGGCTGGTCAGCCGGCCGCTGAATCGGGAAGCGCTGCTGGACATGCGCGGCAACCCCGACTCCTGCGGTGTGTGGGCGCCCTGCCTTTCCTACAGCGACGGCCTGTTTTACCTGGTGTATACCGATGTAAAACGCTTCAATGGCAGCTTCAAGGACGCGCACAATTACATCACCACCTGCGACACCATCGATGGCGAGTGGAGCGATCCGACGTACATCAACAGCAGTGGATTCGACCCGTCGCTGTTTCACGATGACGACGGCCGCAAATGGTTTATGAACATGGTGTGGGACCACCGCAGCGGCAAAAACCCGTTCGGCGGTATCCTGCTGCAGGAGTATGATCCCGTTGAGAAGAAACTGGTGGGA
It includes:
- a CDS encoding endo-1,4-beta-xylanase, with product MTNSATGKPGGDLNHQRRRFMRTMLSAAAVGLVTGSAMPGRLLAQAASGRSEGTGLAGLLSGDFKLGTALSNTTLLGQNPDIEALVAWEFSAITAENAMKWEEVHPDAETWDWQRADHFVDYGHRNGMYNIGHTLVWHSQIPESVFVDGHGRLRPAADVNKTMETHIATLAGRYRGKIHAWDVVNEAVTDEGQWRESHWYKSQGEDYFSRAFHLAREVDPNAELLYNDYNMTIPAKRDFALAQITKFRSRGMPIHGVGMQAHVHLSDPEIARLEASIETIAAAGLDVHITELDVDVLPQAYDYMGAEISTNFEYSDELNPFAEGLPQNVVDELAARYESLFRLFLKHKDKIRRVSLWGTTDGESWKNDWPVRGRTNYPLLFDRDGNPKQAYRAIAGLKTSVRKSS
- a CDS encoding glycoside-pentoside-hexuronide (GPH):cation symporter, which gives rise to MQSSAISIREKIGYGLGDTASNIVFQVVINFLLVFYTDVFGISAAAAGTLLLVVRIFDGITDPVVGGMADRTRSRWGRYRPYLLLMALPYAGLAVLAFTTPDLGENGKLVYAYITYTLLMTVYTAINIPYSALGGVITEDTTERASIQSYRFAMAMVGGALVSALTLPLVNLLGQGDKAFGYQMAMAVMAAVAALCFFVCFWSTRERVQPEADESGADKFNVKNFAGDFFNLFRNSQWAILAGATFFLLVLVAMRGAVTPFYVTYYFQSESLVSMFVTLPMLAGVAGAVSTNFLTKRFCKVRLFNWSMIGVIVTHAALLPLGRNQVYVALALAMAANFVHMIAIPLVFSMVPDAVDWFASKGHAKKMAMAYSGHLMALKLGLAVGGACAGWLLGYFDYVPNAEQSERTLNGIVLIYAAGPVICTLITMAIFRRYLLTNAVMAAGESDVQAADDNDNPPKTASAVSN